In Candidatus Vesicomyosocius okutanii, one DNA window encodes the following:
- a CDS encoding FAD-binding protein — MDSRLQQLQTLVKESSSLHIKSTLLDYSGIVEYYAEELVISVKAGTSIEQIKKQLKKNNQALSFYTDNDDISIGAAYAQGAQDLSDCVLGVKIIDGTGTYLNFGGQVMKNVAGYDVARLLVGSKGKLALIMQISFKVMPAIYVNQLTPPIKRKNNSVLHKHFEKKLKQVFDPRGIFN; from the coding sequence ATGGATTCGAGACTTCAACAGTTACAAACTTTAGTTAAGGAGTCTAGTAGTTTACATATTAAAAGTACATTGCTAGATTATTCTGGTATTGTGGAATATTATGCTGAAGAATTGGTAATTAGTGTTAAGGCAGGCACATCAATTGAACAGATTAAAAAACAACTTAAAAAAAACAATCAAGCCTTATCTTTTTATACTGATAATGATGATATAAGTATTGGAGCTGCTTATGCTCAAGGGGCTCAAGATTTGTCAGATTGTGTGTTAGGTGTGAAAATTATTGACGGCACTGGGACGTATTTAAATTTTGGTGGTCAGGTGATGAAAAACGTAGCAGGTTATGATGTGGCGCGTTTATTAGTTGGTTCAAAAGGAAAGTTAGCTTTAATTATGCAAATTAGCTTTAAGGTAATGCCAGCTATTTATGTTAATCAATTAACCCCACCTATTAAACGTAAAAATAATTCAGTATTACATAAACATTTTGAGAAAAAATTAAAACAAGTTTTTGACCCTAGAGGGATTTTTAACTAA
- the glcF gene encoding glycolate oxidase subunit GlcF: MQTIKISNMEANNIIRKCVHCGFCLATCPTYQLLGNELDSPRGRIYLIKSVLENHHFSKKSIVHLDRCLTCRSCETTCPSGVEYVQLVNIGRKLVEQKRPLWQKVYRYFIRQFLTTPILFNPIGFIFRHSQIKGKSIKPIIRIGTVLLLGGCVQPIIAPNINHSIKNILAKLGYETIETPQKQCCGAIDQHLSVNHDALIQIKKNIDTWLKVKAEMIIVSASGCGLMIKDYVSMFEKLDPYYQKAQHIVNKTKDIAEFLADKNLNQLNLERVNIVYHEPCTLQHGQQLGGLVSSILNSLGYQQTPVVDSHLCCGSAGTYSIFQPKLSQQLRANKLKHLQIANPQMIVTANIGCLIHLQKKAKIPVKHWVELLDN, translated from the coding sequence ATGCAAACGATAAAAATCAGCAATATGGAAGCTAATAATATTATTAGAAAATGTGTACATTGTGGATTTTGCTTGGCTACTTGCCCGACTTATCAATTATTAGGTAATGAATTAGACTCACCTCGTGGACGTATTTATTTGATTAAATCAGTCTTAGAAAATCATCATTTTTCTAAGAAAAGCATTGTCCATTTAGATCGTTGTTTAACGTGTAGGTCATGTGAAACTACTTGTCCATCAGGTGTAGAATACGTTCAATTAGTAAATATTGGACGTAAACTTGTAGAACAAAAACGTCCACTTTGGCAGAAAGTATATAGATATTTTATACGTCAATTTTTAACTACACCTATTTTATTTAATCCAATTGGATTTATTTTTAGGCATTCTCAAATCAAAGGAAAATCTATAAAACCTATTATAAGAATTGGTACGGTTTTGTTATTAGGAGGTTGTGTTCAACCTATTATTGCGCCTAATATTAACCATAGTATTAAAAATATTCTAGCAAAATTAGGCTATGAAACTATAGAAACCCCACAAAAACAATGTTGCGGGGCTATTGACCAACATTTAAGCGTTAATCATGACGCTCTGATTCAAATTAAGAAAAATATTGATACTTGGCTTAAAGTTAAGGCTGAAATGATTATTGTCAGTGCTAGTGGTTGCGGATTAATGATTAAAGATTATGTATCTATGTTTGAAAAACTAGACCCTTATTATCAAAAAGCACAACATATTGTTAATAAAACCAAAGATATTGCTGAATTTTTAGCTGATAAAAATTTAAATCAGCTTAATTTAGAAAGGGTTAATATTGTTTATCATGAACCTTGTACATTACAACACGGACAACAATTAGGAGGATTGGTTAGTTCTATTTTAAATTCACTTGGTTATCAACAAACTCCTGTTGTTGATTCGCATTTATGTTGCGGTTCTGCAGGTACGTATTCAATTTTTCAGCCAAAATTATCACAACAACTAAGAGCCAACAAGTTAAAACATTTACAAATAGCGAACCCCCAAATGATAGTTACTGCAAATATTGGTTGTTTAATTCATCTGCAAAAAAAAGCAAAAATCCCTGTCAAACATTGGGTAGAATTATTGGACAATTAG
- the rlmD gene encoding 23S rRNA (uracil(1939)-C(5))-methyltransferase RlmD: protein MRRRRKLEHKTYKLNIESFSHEGRGIAHFEDKIIFVSDALPGELVIANRTFSCAKFEEADAKEILKPADNRMKPKCDVFGICGGCSFQNLSSEDQIQIKSRWLKKVFARQAKVEPETWLKSLQFQSWGYRRKARLGIRYVAKKDKVLIGFRERKSSFITNMSRCEVLHPSIGEHLEVLANCIERLSIKSSIPQFEVVISESGIALILRHLESLSVKDEKILADCAQELNITFYTQSGGLDSVKPLDEPTILTYSHSNYNIIMEFLPTDFVQVNFKLNQQMVSLAVELLELNESDKVIDLFCGLGNFTLPIARYAKYVVGIEGDLGLVERAKYNAEKNSINNVDFYRSDLCKEVVGFEWFKGKTYNKALIDPSRSGAIEIVELLPKLGVTRLVYVSCNPATLARDTLKLIKLGFTLETAGVIDMFPQTSHVESIALFVKR, encoded by the coding sequence ATGAGAAGAAGAAGAAAATTAGAGCATAAAACTTATAAGTTAAATATAGAGTCATTTTCTCATGAAGGGAGAGGGATTGCACATTTTGAAGATAAAATAATTTTTGTGAGTGATGCGTTACCGGGTGAATTAGTGATTGCTAATCGTACATTTTCATGTGCAAAATTTGAAGAGGCTGATGCTAAAGAAATATTAAAACCAGCAGACAATAGAATGAAACCAAAATGTGATGTATTTGGTATTTGTGGTGGTTGTTCATTTCAGAACTTATCTAGTGAAGACCAAATACAAATTAAAAGTAGATGGCTAAAAAAGGTATTTGCCAGACAGGCTAAAGTTGAGCCGGAAACTTGGCTAAAATCTCTTCAATTTCAAAGTTGGGGTTATCGTCGTAAAGCTAGATTAGGTATTCGATATGTGGCTAAGAAAGACAAGGTATTGATTGGGTTTAGAGAAAGAAAATCTTCATTTATCACTAATATGAGTCGTTGTGAAGTGTTGCATCCATCAATAGGGGAACATCTTGAAGTGCTTGCTAATTGTATTGAAAGACTTAGTATTAAATCTAGTATCCCGCAATTTGAAGTGGTAATTTCTGAGAGTGGTATAGCACTTATTTTAAGACATCTTGAATCTTTGAGCGTAAAAGATGAAAAAATATTAGCAGATTGTGCTCAAGAATTGAACATTACTTTTTATACTCAAAGTGGTGGTTTAGATAGTGTTAAGCCATTAGATGAACCTACTATACTAACGTATTCACATTCTAATTATAATATTATTATGGAATTTTTACCCACTGATTTTGTTCAAGTAAACTTTAAACTTAACCAACAAATGGTTAGTCTAGCAGTAGAATTACTTGAACTTAATGAATCTGATAAGGTGATTGATTTATTCTGCGGTTTGGGTAATTTCACTTTGCCAATTGCAAGATATGCTAAATATGTAGTGGGTATTGAAGGTGATTTAGGATTGGTTGAAAGAGCAAAGTATAATGCTGAAAAAAATAGTATTAATAATGTTGACTTTTATAGGTCAGATCTATGTAAAGAAGTGGTAGGTTTTGAATGGTTTAAAGGAAAGACTTATAATAAAGCATTGATTGATCCATCTAGATCTGGTGCAATTGAAATTGTAGAATTGCTGCCTAAATTAGGCGTAACAAGATTGGTATATGTATCATGTAATCCTGCAACTTTAGCTCGTGATACGCTTAAGTTAATTAAACTTGGTTTTACGCTTGAAACAGCAGGAGTCATAGATATGTTCCCTCAAACTTCTCATGTGGAATCTATTGCTTTATTTGTTAAACGATAA
- a CDS encoding UvrD-helicase domain-containing protein encodes MNLSEITNGLNDKQCQSVTLNNEKNALILAGAGSGKTKVLIHRIAYLITQKDIHIDAILAVTFTNKAATEMCERLSKLLRHPITSMWTGTFHSLAHRLLRTHYEQAQLTYNFQILDAQDQFRIIKNLMKENNIDESKFPIKKVQQFINNQKNKGIHLHDIDSSYNYFIKKSLKVFELYEVHCKTNELIDFAELLIRSYELLKNNVNLLNHYKNRFKHILIDEFQDTNMIQYKWIKLLFSGNNKVFCVGDDDQSIYGWRGANIENITKLCTDFVPIKTIRLEQNYRSTNNILTASNALIAHNTSRMGKSLWTNAIDGELIDMYEAQTEIDEADYVVSSIQKLITNGVLPNDCAILYRLNTQSRIFEEVLIKYNIPYIIYGGLKFFERAEIKHALSYLRLIENSDDNLAFERVVNFPTRGIGNTTINKIRIFAQNNHVSLFQATIQVSSTLSTRTTNALNGFTNLIEKMKDDTKNLNLSEKIVNLLNMSGLMAHYSNDKTSNKKENLEELITAAKQYKQNNDMNEIIGFISLASIDSGGNTNTLTNQNVQLMTMHSAKGLEFPYVFLSGMEEGLSPYRQSKNKPHLIDEERRLCYVGMTRAMKKLSLSYTMKRFLHGHFLYADPSRFLNEIPDEYLNKIKVKFDITIKNYNNNNIFNQSITPKSDNQLHIGALVNHPKFGLGTVLNFEGQGDSSRIQIKFKQAGSIKWLISSYANLEFI; translated from the coding sequence ATGAATTTATCTGAAATAACAAATGGTCTAAATGACAAACAATGCCAATCAGTTACACTAAATAATGAAAAAAACGCTTTAATACTAGCAGGTGCTGGAAGTGGTAAAACCAAAGTTCTCATACATAGAATTGCCTACTTAATCACACAAAAAGATATTCACATTGATGCTATTCTAGCCGTTACTTTTACCAATAAAGCCGCTACTGAAATGTGTGAAAGATTAAGTAAGCTATTAAGGCATCCTATTACAAGTATGTGGACTGGAACATTTCATAGTTTGGCACACCGATTATTACGCACTCATTATGAACAAGCTCAATTAACTTATAACTTTCAAATCCTAGATGCACAAGACCAATTCCGCATTATCAAAAACCTAATGAAAGAAAATAATATAGATGAATCTAAGTTTCCTATTAAAAAGGTTCAGCAGTTTATTAACAATCAAAAAAATAAAGGTATTCACTTACATGATATTGACTCTAGTTACAACTATTTTATTAAAAAAAGTCTTAAAGTATTTGAGCTTTATGAAGTACACTGCAAAACAAATGAATTGATTGATTTTGCAGAACTGTTGATACGTAGTTATGAGTTATTAAAAAATAACGTAAACTTACTTAACCATTATAAAAATCGCTTTAAGCACATTTTAATTGATGAATTTCAAGACACTAATATGATCCAATACAAATGGATTAAATTATTATTTAGTGGCAATAATAAAGTATTCTGTGTGGGCGATGATGACCAATCTATTTATGGCTGGCGCGGTGCAAATATTGAGAATATTACTAAATTATGCACAGATTTTGTTCCCATTAAAACCATCCGTTTAGAACAAAATTATCGTTCAACAAATAATATTCTAACAGCTTCTAACGCCTTGATTGCTCATAATACCAGTCGCATGGGTAAATCTCTTTGGACTAATGCTATCGATGGTGAATTAATTGATATGTATGAGGCGCAAACTGAAATAGACGAAGCAGACTATGTCGTCAGTAGTATTCAGAAATTAATCACTAATGGCGTATTACCCAATGATTGTGCTATTCTGTATCGCCTTAATACCCAATCTCGTATCTTTGAAGAGGTTCTCATAAAATACAATATTCCTTATATTATTTATGGTGGTTTAAAATTTTTTGAACGTGCTGAAATTAAACACGCTTTAAGTTATTTACGTTTGATAGAAAACTCAGATGATAATCTTGCCTTTGAACGTGTGGTTAATTTTCCAACTCGTGGTATTGGAAATACAACAATTAACAAAATACGTATATTTGCACAAAATAACCATGTCAGTCTTTTTCAAGCAACCATACAAGTATCATCTACACTGTCAACTCGTACTACTAATGCATTAAATGGATTTACCAACCTAATTGAGAAAATGAAAGATGATACAAAAAACTTAAATTTATCTGAAAAAATAGTAAACTTACTTAATATGTCAGGATTAATGGCGCATTATTCTAATGATAAAACTAGCAACAAAAAAGAAAATCTAGAAGAATTAATAACTGCGGCTAAACAATATAAACAGAACAATGATATGAATGAAATAATAGGATTTATTTCTTTAGCATCAATAGATTCTGGGGGTAATACTAATACACTTACTAATCAAAATGTACAACTTATGACTATGCATTCAGCCAAAGGGTTAGAATTTCCTTATGTATTCTTAAGCGGCATGGAAGAAGGTTTATCCCCCTACAGGCAAAGCAAAAATAAACCACATTTAATAGATGAAGAAAGACGATTATGCTACGTTGGCATGACCCGTGCCATGAAAAAACTGTCACTATCTTACACCATGAAACGATTTTTACACGGACATTTTTTGTACGCTGATCCTTCACGTTTCCTAAATGAGATTCCAGATGAATATTTAAATAAAATTAAAGTTAAATTTGATATAACAATAAAAAATTACAATAATAATAATATTTTTAATCAAAGCATTACACCTAAATCTGATAATCAATTACATATTGGTGCTTTAGTCAACCACCCTAAATTCGGATTAGGAACAGTATTAAATTTTGAAGGACAAGGGGATAGTTCTAGAATACAGATAAAATTTAAACAAGCAGGCAGTATAAAATGGTTGATTAGTTCTTATGCAAATTTAGAATTTATATAG
- a CDS encoding Alvin_2107 family globule sulfur oxidation protein, with amino-acid sequence MTYYAGVKKMEEMGVNDNYIQGWVAGFLNNPEIEEQRITNEWKSGYEDGKEHTDVNFINFC; translated from the coding sequence ATGACTTACTATGCAGGCGTTAAAAAAATGGAAGAAATGGGTGTAAACGATAACTATATACAGGGTTGGGTAGCTGGTTTTTTAAATAATCCAGAAATTGAAGAGCAAAGAATTACTAATGAGTGGAAATCAGGTTATGAAGATGGTAAAGAGCATACAGACGTTAATTTTATAAATTTTTGCTAA
- a CDS encoding KamA family radical SAM protein: protein MENNWQYYARYTLKGANKSNVFFKTKMFKDCTFPIKIPMEFARLIDKRNKDDPLLKQVITPKNLSKSTNFSLSPLEDEKYSPVAGLIHKYPNRVLLIASQVCAIHCQFCFRQNFNYVEHDAISNWVEIQNYIINDVKINEVILSGGDPLSLSDDKLSTLIDNIAHIEHIKTLRVHTRNAVVEPSRITRKLVEIFNQSRLNIVIVLHINHAQELSVQFAQKIIELTRVTLLSQSVLLRGVNDSIEVLTELCLSLFDLGILPYYLHMLDKVQGAQDFLVKDDYAIQLHQQLKSNLSGYLVPKLVRDSSSYSKDWLF, encoded by the coding sequence ATGGAAAATAACTGGCAATATTATGCTAGATATACCCTTAAAGGCGCTAATAAAAGTAACGTTTTTTTTAAGACAAAGATGTTTAAAGACTGCACTTTTCCTATTAAAATTCCAATGGAATTTGCACGATTAATTGATAAAAGAAATAAGGATGATCCTTTATTAAAACAAGTCATCACTCCAAAAAATTTATCAAAAAGTACAAATTTTAGTTTATCACCATTAGAAGATGAAAAATACTCTCCTGTGGCTGGACTGATACATAAATATCCAAATAGGGTTTTATTAATTGCATCGCAAGTGTGTGCGATTCATTGTCAATTTTGTTTTAGGCAAAACTTTAATTATGTTGAGCATGATGCTATTAGCAATTGGGTTGAGATCCAAAATTATATTATTAACGATGTAAAAATTAATGAAGTAATATTAAGCGGTGGTGATCCGTTGAGTTTGAGTGATGATAAACTTTCGACATTGATTGATAATATTGCACATATTGAACATATCAAAACACTACGTGTTCATACGCGTAACGCTGTTGTAGAACCTAGCAGAATAACTAGAAAATTAGTAGAAATATTTAATCAATCAAGATTAAATATTGTGATAGTGCTACATATAAATCATGCACAAGAATTATCTGTTCAATTTGCACAAAAAATCATAGAATTAACTCGTGTTACTTTGCTTAGTCAGTCAGTATTATTAAGAGGTGTGAATGATTCAATAGAAGTATTGACTGAACTTTGCTTGAGTTTGTTTGATTTAGGGATATTACCCTACTATTTACATATGTTAGATAAAGTTCAAGGTGCACAGGATTTCTTAGTTAAAGACGACTATGCTATCCAATTACATCAGCAATTAAAG